In Nocardioides marinus, one DNA window encodes the following:
- a CDS encoding exopolysaccharide biosynthesis polyprenyl glycosylphosphotransferase translates to MATLLGEIARPTSAGTVPATPRLRPDRLLPWGDGLAGAVAGGVGLGQTPLGPWPVAAVAIAVGWTLLLAWFRAYDRVSMALPAVRHAVPQAGLALVGLPLLPAALLGARVNAPVLLGMAAWCAASAVLLRLPARRHPARLVVAGHHDGVRRTMHALERDPRVQVVGACVAGARGDRGLPVPTDVGFERLPELARRLDADGVVVLPCRHLDAPRLRRLGWTLEQEGVHLLLSPGLVDVTRGRGHLREYGDLGLLHVRHPDLVGPRRVVKEVGERALAATALLVASPLLVCLALLVRLDTPGPAFFTQERVGRHGRVFRMIKLRSMVPDASHRLAMLLEDNEADGELFKIRADPRVTRLGRWLRRTSLDELPQLVNVVLGDMALVGPRPPLPHEVAGYDGDARRRLVVKPGLTGLWQVSGRSDLSWSDTVRLDLRYVDNWSLGLDAAILARTLRAVATGRGAY, encoded by the coding sequence GTGGCGACGCTGCTCGGCGAGATCGCCCGGCCCACCTCGGCCGGGACGGTCCCCGCCACGCCCCGGCTGAGACCGGACCGCCTGCTGCCCTGGGGCGACGGCCTGGCGGGTGCCGTGGCCGGCGGGGTCGGCCTCGGGCAGACCCCGCTGGGGCCGTGGCCGGTGGCCGCGGTGGCGATCGCCGTGGGCTGGACGCTGCTCCTGGCCTGGTTCCGGGCCTACGACCGGGTGTCGATGGCCCTGCCCGCGGTGCGGCACGCCGTGCCGCAGGCGGGCCTGGCGCTGGTCGGTCTCCCGCTGCTGCCGGCCGCGCTGCTCGGCGCCCGGGTGAACGCCCCCGTCCTGCTGGGGATGGCGGCCTGGTGCGCGGCCAGCGCGGTGCTGCTGCGCCTGCCGGCACGACGCCACCCCGCCAGGCTCGTGGTGGCCGGCCACCACGACGGCGTACGCCGGACGATGCACGCCCTGGAGCGGGACCCTCGCGTGCAGGTGGTGGGCGCCTGCGTGGCAGGTGCCCGCGGCGACCGTGGGCTGCCGGTGCCGACCGACGTGGGGTTCGAGCGCCTGCCCGAGCTGGCCCGACGCCTCGATGCCGACGGTGTCGTCGTGCTGCCCTGCCGGCACCTCGACGCCCCTCGGCTACGGCGGCTCGGGTGGACCCTCGAGCAGGAAGGGGTCCACCTCCTGCTCAGTCCCGGGCTGGTCGACGTGACGCGGGGGCGCGGTCACCTGCGCGAGTACGGCGACCTCGGGCTGCTCCACGTCCGGCACCCCGACCTCGTCGGGCCGCGCCGCGTGGTCAAGGAGGTGGGCGAGCGGGCCCTGGCCGCGACGGCGCTGCTGGTCGCGAGCCCGCTCCTGGTGTGCCTGGCGCTGCTCGTGCGCCTCGACACCCCCGGGCCGGCCTTCTTCACCCAGGAGCGGGTCGGCCGGCACGGTCGGGTGTTCCGGATGATCAAGCTGCGCAGCATGGTGCCGGACGCGAGCCACCGGCTGGCGATGCTGCTCGAGGACAACGAGGCCGACGGGGAGCTGTTCAAGATCCGTGCGGACCCCCGCGTGACCCGCCTGGGCCGCTGGCTGCGGCGTACGTCGTTGGACGAGCTGCCGCAGCTGGTCAACGTGGTCCTGGGCGACATGGCACTGGTCGGGCCCCGGCCGCCGCTGCCCCACGAGGTGGCGGGCTACGACGGCGACGCCCGTCGCCGGCTGGTGGTCAAGCCCGGACTCACCGGGTTGTGGCAGGTCTCGGGCCGCTCGGACCTCTCCTGGTCCGACACCGTGCGGCTGGACCTGCGCTACGTCGACAACTGGTCGCTGGGCCTGGACGCCGCGATCCTGGCGCGCACCCTGCGGGCGGTCGCGACCGGTCGCGGTGCCTACTGA
- a CDS encoding LuxR C-terminal-related transcriptional regulator, with translation MTTGPAGRGQTPGLRPPRVRLVLVSDQPLVGDAVRVALESRDFLVQAMLWPRSRLDAAARRQVMAHRPMAGLVVGDLDDPRRRTQAAGLVSALPMPWLLLVNDPQDVAWGELVAAGLQAVVPTTIPLEQLVHTLHALMARRLVMSRADRERRIREWRADDAARLAEEQRMRRLSPREHSVLALLYDGLTVRAIADLTGVSEGTVRSQVKAVLRKLEVSSQLAAVAAYRRSLPVGRGGPVERRPQ, from the coding sequence GTGACCACCGGCCCCGCCGGCCGCGGGCAGACCCCGGGCCTGCGCCCCCCGCGGGTGCGGCTGGTGCTGGTGTCGGACCAGCCCCTGGTCGGCGACGCCGTCCGCGTCGCGCTCGAGAGCCGGGACTTCCTCGTCCAGGCCATGCTCTGGCCCCGCTCGCGGCTGGATGCGGCGGCCCGCCGCCAGGTGATGGCCCACCGGCCGATGGCCGGCCTGGTCGTGGGGGACCTGGACGACCCGCGCCGTCGTACGCAGGCCGCCGGCCTCGTCTCGGCCCTGCCGATGCCCTGGCTGCTGCTGGTCAACGACCCCCAGGACGTCGCGTGGGGCGAGCTGGTCGCCGCGGGGCTGCAGGCCGTGGTCCCGACCACGATCCCGCTCGAGCAGCTCGTGCACACCCTGCACGCGCTGATGGCGCGGCGGCTCGTGATGAGCAGGGCCGACCGCGAGCGTCGGATCCGCGAGTGGCGGGCGGACGACGCCGCCCGGCTCGCCGAGGAGCAGCGGATGCGCCGTCTCTCCCCTCGCGAGCACTCGGTGCTGGCCCTGCTCTACGACGGGCTGACCGTCCGCGCCATCGCCGACCTCACGGGGGTCAGCGAGGGCACGGTGCGCAGCCAGGTGAAGGCGGTGCTGCGCAAGCTGGAGGTGAGCTCGCAGCTCGCGGCCGTCGCGGCCTACCGACGCTCGCTCCCCGTGGGGCGCGGCGGCCCGGTCGAGCGTCGGCCTCAGTAG
- a CDS encoding glycosyltransferase, producing MTGPLVAVLVGTDHHDFSRLVGWVHDLATRPVRHGLEGASWTLQHGATPVVGPFPPAVRAVELLGIHELEDLLSRAAAVVTHGGPGLIMEARALGHLPLVVPRDPRLGEHVDDHQQRFARRAAEAGLVQAVGSVEELAVGLRRRLRRPVDAAGARPAMAGAGGAGSEAGAGAVARFGQLMDELVRPR from the coding sequence GTGACCGGCCCGCTGGTGGCCGTCCTGGTCGGCACCGACCACCACGACTTCAGCCGGCTCGTGGGGTGGGTCCACGACCTGGCCACGCGGCCCGTCCGGCACGGCCTGGAGGGCGCCTCCTGGACCCTCCAGCACGGGGCGACCCCGGTGGTGGGTCCGTTCCCCCCGGCGGTGCGGGCCGTCGAGCTGCTCGGGATCCACGAGCTCGAGGACCTGCTCTCCCGGGCCGCCGCCGTGGTCACGCACGGGGGACCGGGGCTGATCATGGAGGCGCGTGCCCTGGGCCACCTGCCGCTGGTGGTGCCGCGCGACCCTCGGCTCGGGGAGCACGTGGACGACCACCAGCAACGCTTCGCCCGACGCGCCGCCGAGGCCGGCCTCGTGCAGGCGGTGGGTTCGGTCGAGGAGCTCGCGGTGGGGCTGCGTCGCCGCCTCCGTCGCCCCGTGGACGCCGCCGGCGCCCGGCCGGCCATGGCCGGCGCCGGCGGCGCGGGGTCAGAGGCAGGGGCCGGCGCGGTCGCCCGCTTCGGTCAGCTGATGGACGAGCTCGTCAGGCCGCGTTGA
- a CDS encoding UDP-N-acetylglucosamine--LPS N-acetylglucosamine transferase, which produces MKVLLVCSSGGHLAQLMALRPWWSQHQRHWVTFDTADAVSKLDGESVSWAHHPTTRNVKNLVLNTGLAVRTMARERPDVVVTTGAAVAVPFVWLHRPFGAASVYLEVFDRIETRTLTGRLCRPATDLFLVQWPEQQSLVRGSVLLGGVW; this is translated from the coding sequence ATGAAGGTCCTGCTCGTGTGCTCGTCGGGCGGCCACCTGGCCCAGCTCATGGCCCTGCGGCCGTGGTGGTCCCAGCACCAACGGCACTGGGTCACCTTCGACACCGCCGACGCCGTCAGCAAGCTCGACGGGGAGTCGGTCAGCTGGGCCCACCACCCCACCACCCGCAACGTGAAGAACCTCGTGCTCAACACCGGACTGGCGGTCCGCACCATGGCCCGCGAGCGGCCCGACGTGGTGGTCACCACCGGGGCGGCGGTCGCGGTCCCGTTCGTCTGGTTGCACCGCCCCTTCGGCGCCGCCTCGGTCTACCTCGAGGTCTTCGACCGGATCGAGACCCGCACCCTGACCGGCCGCCTCTGCCGGCCCGCGACCGATCTCTTCCTGGTCCAGTGGCCCGAGCAGCAGAGCCTGGTCCGCGGCAGCGTGCTGCTCGGCGGTGTCTGGTGA